From Clarias gariepinus isolate MV-2021 ecotype Netherlands chromosome 18, CGAR_prim_01v2, whole genome shotgun sequence:
actgacTGGGACCAGTTTTTGATAATGAaagtttttgacattttgctaTGAAGTATATAgtgtggcgtgtgtgtgtgatagaggtATGTTATTGACTGTGGATTGTGCTGTTTATGTGACTTTCGTGCCGTGCTGAATAAACTACTCctagccatttgcattgggcagcaacgAAGCTCACTcctctctccaagttccttcttagcggTGGAAAACGCGACATTTGGTGTCGGAAGTGGGATGAAGAGTAACGgtttagagcgcaccccggaggacaTCAGGAAAATTCAAgcaggccgccgagtagcagaaCAGCTAAGGAGGAGGGAAACCCTCCCTGACGGGGCCAGCGCGAGCAAAGAGCGGCGAGCGGAGCGACGTTTCATACTCCGGCACTGGACCTTGGAGGGGATTCCTACGGTGAAGCAGCGCAGGCACCAGGCAAgttacagctccgtgcgccatCAGCTGTCCACTTGGGCGCGTTTCTCGCCCAAATGGAGCTAGCCGCCAActttgcgggctggtccccggcagaaacagccgtccggatggccctctcgctggagggcgacccactccgggcgttggaagacctccgggctgatgagtgGAAGGACTGGGCAAagttgcgggagtcgctccacttccaattcggcgcgggtgaccgtaaggaggccgcGTGCAAGGAGCTGGCGACCCGCGTTCGGCGCGCCTCCGAGCTTCCCTGTCTGAGGCGCTGTATGCTGCCGGACCCAGCCGTAAACATttgcaccgtgtcggggagctatttggagatacgggcctgtcgcacagtgcgaatacaagtaggtgcaatcattctttttcatccattctttgtggcagacattgagaatgattgtatcttggggttggacattttggaaaggtggggtgcggtactgaatctcggaactttgcgtggtaacttcgggttagccaggttgctagtgcccaaagcgcagccggacgtgttagtagcgcGCACCAGGTGGACTTCCGGTGGACACGCCATGTAAACATCAGGTAGCAGACcaagcgagaataatggccgagcttatgcagcgtagcagcgtggggctaagtcagacacagactgacaccgtgaagtcccttttacacgagttcgcggacattttcgcggtagatgagcgcgagtgcactcataccaatttggtgcagcacacgatcgatGCAGGAAATGCAGCTCCTGCTtggctacatccgagacggcTTCCATTAGCTAAACAAGCTATCGCCAAACAGAAGCTGCGTAGAAccagcatccggaccgtggtcttcaccggttgtgctggtgcgtaaaaaggacgtaTCGTGGTGGTTTTGTGTCGATTACTgtcggttaaacgaggtgacgcgcaaagattcttatccgttacctaatagatgatgcgctggaacacgttgcagGCTCGGCGTGGcttagctcgttagatctgcgtagcgggtactggcaagtagagctcgccccggaagcacaacctaaaaccgcgttctcgatcaggcaagggctatggcaatatcggcgcatgccgttcggcctatgtaacgctctaGCTACGtttgaacggttgatggagaaagtgttggccgatattcctcgcaaccgttgtgttgTCTACCTGGatgatttactggtgcacggcaaggagttttaGGTCGCgttagctaacctacgggaggtatttttggctatccggcgggcaaatttgcggctcaaccaaaaaagtgccagctgttgcggcgagaGACCGGTTTTCTACAGGGTGCACGCACGTGCTtttactcggttacgggaagctctggtcatgtcgcccgttctcgaatatcctgatGCATCTCGTATGTTCATCCCCGACACGGatgcaagcgatgtagggctagggGCTGTCCTATTTCAAGTCTccgagggcaaagagcgtgctatcgtcTACTTCAGCcagcgcgagctgctagcggtcgtcgcggcccttaaacattttggGCCGTATTTATACaggcaatccttcttgctgtGGACTGATCACGCTttgctggtgtggctgcttagttttaaagagcccgaggggcagttagcgcgctggcttgagcggttgcaggattataattttactgttcagcaccgagcgggaaaactgaatgctaacgccgatgctttatcccgctgGCCATGTAGCAAAGACCGTTGTCGGTACTAcaagcgggttgaagagcgagTGGGTGGTTGTgacatcgaacactctccgaACCCCGTGAATTcaaacattctccctgcgcagtcctccggagcccctgTCAgtaatcagccgtccgagccggcaAATGCCTGTAGttgtttcgcctgtgccacagctggacCGCGATCAGCTAatcgccgagcaggagaaggatccggcgctgcagcaggtactaggttgggttaaagcgggccGGAGACCGGATTATACCGCGGTCGCTCACCTGGGCCTAGAggtaaaagctctccactcgcagtttaaccAAATAGCGTTGCGTAAGGGGTTTACTCTACcaccactgggaacggccgtgcggcgctggcgagtattttcagctgctggtgcagcggactctgcgggcacgtgTGTTAGGGATGGTGCATGGGCACGCGGGCACAAGACACTTCGGGGTAACGAAAActctgcggcggttgcgcgctcgcttctactgaCCGAGCTGTCATACTGATAgcgaactctttgtgcacagatgcgacgtctgcatggcaaagaagggccctacccagcgctcgcgagcacccctgcaagactttcgggtgggggcacctatggagcgtatgggcgtagACATTCTCGGCCTATTTCCCATCTTCGATCGCGGGAATcagtatgtgctggtggccatggactacttcaccaagtgccCGGAAgtgtttgctgttcctgaccagagcgcttccaccatggccgagtgctggtggatgagcagttgcacagcgatcaggggcgtaacttcgaggcggaggtgtttgcggcggtgtgcgagcgcctcggggtgaaaaagacctgCACCACGCCCCTCCAtccgcaaagtgacggcctcgtggagcgtttcaaccgaacactcaccacccaactcgctgtgcttaccagcgcccggcagaaggattgggatgAACATTTGCCTTTCTTGCTTTGGGcctatcgcacagcagtgcaggagtcatcacagctgacgccagcagcgttaatgttcggtcgcgagttgcgcatgCCCGTGGACCTTGTATTCGGGCCACCTCCCCACTGTTTGtcactgaaagacaaactgttccgtgtccacgagttggtgcgtagacacttggcagacgccggtgttaagcagcgagtatgatactcacagccgggagcgagactttgctactggggagcaggtttgggtgtattcccccgaaAGAAaaaagctcatgtctcactgggtgggcccctgcacggtcattgcccagctctccgatgtagtctaccgggggcggttgacggggcggtcgcgagtggtcgtgctcaaCGCTAGtaaaacatcgaactctgtggaggccggtccgtctcaggaagagggctgcgcCCCTTCTTACCctgcaaaaagactccggcgttcacaacgccagcgccaaccaccgtcacgcctcctagactgagttcgccatggtgaccggggacggtcacagctcgggtggggggaGTGTGGCGTGAGCTGGGTTTCGActggcaaccatcatgctttgcgtgaggggttgttgtgtgttcaccctgttgggaaagggtgtttgggtgggtggtttcggccaggtgtgtgtgtgtgtgttagaggtgTGTTATTGACAGTGAAATGTGCTGTTTATGTGACTTTCGTGCCGTGCTGAAAAAAACTACttccagccatttgcattgggcagcaaggaagctcactcgtctctccaagttccttcgtAGCAGCAGGGGAAATCACCAATTTTTAATCACATgatgtaaaaacataattaagtCGCAAATATTTAATGTAGATAAACTATGGTAAAAACACTACAGTTTAAGTCCCACCTTCCTCGCTGAAGTCTTGTAAACAATCATAATACTGTAAAGTCATAACACTAACCTAACCTCATGGCTGTTATTCTTATGGTAACAAAGAAGTTACCTAAAATAAGGAGTACTTTTAAACACAACCTGATCATATAGATGTAATGTAAACACTGAACTGCATCTACTCTTAACCATCTTGCAAAAAGAGACAAATTATTTATGTTTCTCTGTATAAAGTTTTACCTTCTTCTAATTACAGTAGCGCTGCCTCCATGTATAAAGCTCCAGCCTCTCCACATTAGAACACTGTTGACTTTTCTGAGTCTCTTCACCATAAGGCTGCTGTTCTGGAGCTGCAAACAGTCTCTCAGTCTGAATGGAGAACAGCACACAGCCGTTCATCCACATCACATTTCCCTCCTTTCCCTTTCTGTCCTGCTGCATTAACAGGAGATGTTTCCTCCACAGCCTTTTCTCCTCCAGTCTTCACTGACGTCCATGTGATCCTGGGTAACATGACTCAGTCTGAGGCTCGGGCAGCGTGTAGAGGAAATCACACTGACCTCGTCACTGTGTCCTCTGAGGAAGACAACTCTGAGCTGGTTAACATCATGAtgaaggctggaatcaataacaGCTGGATCGGTCTCTATCGCAATCAGTTTAGTAATATGAAATGGTCTAATGGTGATCCTGTAACATTCAACCTGACTCGGGATTGTACATGGACCTACTGTGCTGCTATGAAGGCTGATGGTGGATGGGAAAGTAGACAATGCACAGGGACAATATACTTCATGTGCTATGAACAAAGTAACTTTTGATCCTATATAAccatttaaacttaaatattacatataaatgTATTGATATCTTATTGCTGCACTTTTCACAGATGCTTTATCACAGACTCCTATTTATCATCTGATCCTTGAGAGTAAGACCTGGTATGAAGCTCAGAGTTACTGCAGGAGGAACTACACTGACCTGGTCAGCATCAGAGATCAGCAGCAGAATAAAGAGGTGAAGATTAAGGGGTTAAACAGCACCAATCCCTTCTGGATCGGCCTGCTGTGTGATAACTGGCAGTGGACTGATGGAGGAAACTCCGCCTACAGGAAGTGGGGGAGCGCTGAACCTCAGTCATTAACAAACCCCTGTGTAGTCCTGAGTGGAGGGAACTGGTCTATAGTGTCGTGCAGTGAGAAACACTCTGCTCTGTGCTACAGCTGTAAGTGTCCACTTTCATAACATTGTCTCTGTCTCAGCAGTCCTCTGTGTGATGATGAGGGcacagctggtgtgtgtgtgtgtgtgtgtctctgtctctctgtctcgctgctatgaagtgcaaaacaaaacgttttgtttttagcaatttataaaataaaagctaaaaccCAACACTTTATTTCACAAAACTGAAATGAACAGACTTATTAATTCCTCCTGAAGCGTTGTTTACAGTCAGTGGACATTTAAACTGCATCAAACATGAAGATTATTATTACTGCTGTAGGAATCCACATTAACGACTAGACCTTGAatcattagattagattagattagataaagattagattagattgtcTATAACAGGATAGTCTGATTGTGTAGAGATGATTAGGTGGTCTGTGTTGAGGCGTATCAGCAGGTCAGGGTTCCTGTGGACTTCAGTCCACTATGTTCTAGAGCACAGGTGTAGATCAGACCTGGGATTAAACTCAAAGACTCACGATAACATGTAACGCTCAGATTTTATGTTTAAGCTAGTTACACTAATATGGGCTCTAGAATCTAACTTTATGTATTaaaaagcgtgtgtgtgttgagagtgATGAGTCGGTCTCACCCCGGCAATAATGAAATGTTCCGGGAGCACGACAACGGAGTAAGATGGTAGTGGAAACGACCTTCGGCGTCACTGCCGACCTCTCGCTACCTGTTAGCGAATTCTCGCGAGAGCCGCTTTTCGGGACCACCTCCTATTGCTTGGGGTAAAACAACCCTAAATGAAACCTTAAAGGGGCACAGCTGCTTTACCTTTATAAGCTTTTGccatctcccccccccccccccccccactatAAAAAGCCTTTTATTTGGCTGCGCTACAAACACATGCaccttatttattaataaatgattaaatgtacTGTGAGATAAACAGGACGTGGTTATGGACACAGAACAGATCCATTTATGAAGAAATCGTTCAGTGTGTTGAATAATATCACAAAATCTCATGCTGTCCAGGATAGCATAACAGAGGTTTAGCATTGTGGCTACCTGGTATTACCAAATAACACCACAAGGTGGCCCTTCCTTTTAGTTGTGGTGGACTAGAGCTGAACGTCTGTTTAAATGATGTAGTTTTGCTATGTTTTATTCTCCTCTGTAAGGAGCGGTGCAGGGTGTGATGACTTTATTCTacagattatatactgtaactaaTGAATGTAGAGTCACAGAGAACTCAGCTTGTACAGTCAGTGTTTAATACCGTAGATGTGCActctatttctatttcattgTGTTTCCTGCAAATCAAAGGAGAAACTTTATACACTAGctataaaatcttttaaaagtaGAACATTCAGTGGACAAGCCACTCACATCTTCCTTTAAAGActctgtgtttttaatttatcttACACTAAAGGTCATAAAGTTTGCTAATCCAATATGGATTTATTAAATGCAGCTGCAGACGTGTCACTATTTCCTCACGAAAGCTTGTAATAATTGCTGCTTTATTTTGAATttacagtagaaccttggattacgagcataattggttccagaagcgggctaatatataaaaacacttgtaaatcgaagcgaatttcccccataagaaataatataaactcagattattcattccacaaccaaaataaaaaatacgtaaaaataatacaaaatatcaagtaaaaatcaaacaaatcaaCCTGAAACCTTAACTTAACccatgaaaaaagtaaaaataaattgcaaCAGATAATTctgagataaaacacttgctccttggtacaatagtcatactcgcgccctaaagagagcaacccgtaacctcgagcgaaaatggagaaaaactaaattagaagtttttcgaattgcgtttaaagacagtatgtgcagctatagacgggctctaaaaactgctaggaccgagcatcttagccaactgatagcaaaaaaccaaaacaatcctaggttcttatttagtacagtggctcgcctaacaaaacttaagatgcctgcagagagtactccacaacattttagtagtgaagattttatggacttctttaatgaaaaaatcgatagcataaggaagaaaataacggagatttaacctctaatagcatctcatgatctagttcagcctaaagtttcacatttagattttcagtgctttacaggtgtaggacaggaagagctttataaacttatcacctcatctaattcaacaacgtgcctgttagacccaataccaaccagatttgtaaaagaagtgatgcttacagttggagagccacttctgaacattattaattcttcattatatctaggtcacgtccctaaacctttgaagctggcagttattaagacgcttcttaaaaaatctaatttggacgcgaatgaaataacaaattacagaccgatttcaaacctcccctttatatcaaaaatattagaaaaagtagtatcagctcaaatatgcacattcttgcaggaaaacaacatcctagaagaatttcagtcaggtttcaggccccatcatagtacagaaactgcactagttaagattgcaaacgacttgtttttagcttcagaccaaggctgcatctcaatactagtcttatttgatcttagtgctgcataaaagattggatgaccaataactttcttttactaaactcagacaagacagagatattactcatcggcccaaaaaccagcacacaacagctttcacaattcagcctgcgtttagaaggatgtactgttactactagctcaacagtaaaagacctgggcgtgatattagatagtaacttgtcttttaaaaatcatatttccaatatcacaaaaacagccttttttcatcttagaaatattgccaaacttaggagtatcctatccgtatctgatgcagaaaagctagttcatgcattcatgacctccagactggactattgtaatgcattactaggtggttgtcctgcatcctcaataaacaagcttcagtaagtcctaaatgcagccgccagggttctcactagatctagaaaatatgatcatataaccccaatattatcatccctgcactggctacctgttcaatttagaattaattacaaaatagtactacttacatacaaggctttaaatggtttagctcccacatacctaaccagtcttttgaaacgctataatccaccacgtcccttaagatcacaaaactccggactttttgtaattcccagaattttaaaatctacagaagggggcagggcattttcagtagactcaagacgcatctctttaatctggcatacgcgtaactcatcccataacctcatacttcagtacatctatcctgaatggcaactacgctaattctctccatcttttctgtacttttctacccatcccgaggcatctggagattgtgccagctttagtagacaaaggccaaccctgcaaggtttctaaggcatctagagaaggaccagctccagctggattctgctttatgatggctggagctacacatcctgctcctgtgctcccagtgatccagaccccatctgccctctgcacctactgactccctgtgctgaactggacttcatgttaatctacacaacttctgttatattgaactttcacctgcacaacacacatgatgttatttctatctgttatcacccagatgaggatgggttccctgttgagtctggttcctctcaaggtttcttccaattgccatctcagggagtttttcctttccactgtcgccgtcacccttggcttgctcatcagagacatttcattcatcattcattattatctagacacatttttctcacacatacacaattccaaatattttcttttctcttcttttctaaaaaaaaaaataaaaaaaatattgaatttcttgtgaagctgctttgagacaatgaccattgttaaaagcgctatataaataaaattgaattgaataattgtttctgttagtgtgtttgtgcatgtgtatgtgtgtgtgtttgtaagtgcaCGCGttgtgtatgtgttgtgtgtgtgtttgtctgtgtgtgtgtgaagctaaagtaaaaaaagagagGATGAATGACTCTCTCCTTCTCCCCCCTCTCATCTGCACAGTAACTCTTTCTCCCCTCTTATTTGAGGGGGCTACTGTgcaggatgactttcacacacacacacccacacacacacacacacacacacacacacagtacagtccAATCCAATCCAACTTTAATTATAGAGCACTGTGCTTCACACAGCCTAACAAGAATAGGTTACATCACACAAAAGAAAATAgtatcagtttaaaaaaaaaaacaggaatatcAGTCAACAAATAAAACAGTCTAAGATGCAACGGCAGATTATTCCATAGTTTACGACCCGCGACAGAAAAGGAACGGTCCCCCCTGAGTTTTCTCAGTTTTTTGGGGACAACCAAACGAGACTGAGCAGCTGACCTATTGTAAGAGGGTGAGCAGGGCAGTGGGGCTGGAGCATGTCTGACGTCAAAttcaaaaattaaaattaaaattcaaattttatttgtcacgtacacagtcatacacggtacgatatgcagtgaaatgctttttcgactaccagtgaccttaaaataaaagcttaaacataagaataaatataaataaaaggtaatacggtagaaaataaagttaactggtaaaatatactgtacaagtaaaaataaagatatattgcagtaaaagaaatattgcagaaaaatgaaattaactagtaaaagtaaaaatatactgtgctacctaaaataaaataagaataaaaatatactgtccaaataagaacaaaatatatataatatagaaatatgaaagaagaaaatagaaatttgtccataagtaattaaaaaaatggctgaggtgtgcaaatatgcataaagtgactaacttcttaaagtgtcttattattaaagtgatttgtg
This genomic window contains:
- the LOC128506945 gene encoding macrophage mannose receptor 1-like translates to MMKAGINNSWIDALSQTPIYHLILESKTWYEAQSYCRRNYTDLVSIRDQQQNKEVKIKGLNSTNPFWIGLLCDNWQWTDGGNSAYRKWGSAEPQSLTNPCVVLSGGNWSIVSCSEKHSALCYSCVHVSDYPMPWEDVLDYCTEGKTTGVLKINSADKQKVVESELRRRNISEPVWVGLRQSILLGFWIWVDGTAVYEYSNWYKREQPEGPLTQHCGAVVPPNYTWSDRNCKAHYKALFYTKCP